Genomic window (Hippoglossus stenolepis isolate QCI-W04-F060 chromosome 11, HSTE1.2, whole genome shotgun sequence):
TCATTCCAGTGTTACCCTCTCTTGCGGTCATTTTCATTAGACTGTGCGCAGAGGTTTGGTTTGCTGTAATTCAAAGCCAGTTCCcctcttcgtgtgtgtgtgtgtgtgtgtgtgtgtgtgtgtgtgtgtgtgtgtgtgtgtgtgtgtgtgtgtgtgtgtgtgtgtgtgtgtgtgtgtgtgtgtgtgtgtgtgtgtgtgtgtgtgtgtgtgtgtgagagaacatGTTTATCTCTTGGGGGTTGTTGAAATGTTCCGTGTACAATGAGCTGTTATTCCTGTTACgttgtgtccatttgtttgtctccACCGTTCATCTGTTGGCTTGATTGATTGCTCTCTGGGGTCCAGGGGCCTGGCTCGCTAGCATCACACCACATCATCACAATGGGCCAGCACCCTGGGTCtgccatgtttattttattgtcagcTCACAAAGGTATATTGCCTATTTAAATCTTTACACCTTAGTGCGCTACAACTGTCCtgctgtaaaaatgaaatgtactgAAGTGGACTCCAAATGTGAtagtacacatacacactatatatagatataactGAGAAAGGGTTAACATGATTAGTTGTACGGCACATCATTACAACAATAATTACTCTTATTTAATTACTGTCTTTAATGAAACAATGGTTTGCTGTATTATTTCTGAACTGGTCATTAATTTTAAAATCCTTGCCGTAATCTATCTCATTTAAGACAAGTTGCCCAGTTGCAGTATGATCCAATTAATCTgctatttttttcatttgttattggACAGCCCCCATTTTCTTCCCTTGCAAAGCTTTCATAGTAAAAATCAATTAAGGTGCACAAAAGCCAAATATTTTAAGTGTCTGGTTTCTCAATGTTGGAAATTTAATGCTTCTTCTTGACattcagtctcataatctgaacatctttgtgttttggactTTTGGGTGGACAGAAATAACACATCTTGTTGATCACCTGGGGTTGTGGGGAAATTGTGATGGGTAAAGAAAGTTAATTTAGTTTGGTTTCAGGAATGGTACAACTAAGCACTATGGAGATAATGTGAGATAGACTTGATGGGTGTGGTGATGATAACATGAGATATGACTCTAGACACGTGACGTGAAAATGAACCTGGTGTTctgaaaaaacagaacatgatTCTTTGCCCTGGAATCTAGTAAACAGCTGCggttctttattttgtatttattattttacacaacagATACAGTTTATACTGAAATGTATATAGCTCAGCTATTACATCAGCTCCTACCAAATTTGATCTTGTAACCCCCTTCAAGCTGCTAATAGAGCAGATAGCTTCACACAGATCTCCTGTTAGATTTTAAGTTAGTTTTTGCATGCAAAAGCAAATGCAGCAATGGACAACAGCCAAGATGCTACAGAACTTAAGAACCACATTAGACagggttttaaaaatgttccctGAAATGTGTTGGAAGTTAAAAAGAGATGGAAATGTAAACAGCTGAATGtgctaatattaaaatgtgctgGTGAAATAATTTCCTCTGAGCGCTCACGGCCCATTGGAGCCCACTTTTTCCCACACTGTGGTAACTCAGGCAACGCTGTCAGGTAGACAAACCACAACTcttgactctgtgttttctttctctctttctttctttaatccATAGCTGCCTCTGGACAGCTTTGCTCTGTCAGCGGGAAATTAGGAGAAGGCAAATAAGTTTTTAGTATTTGTGGAAGCATTTTTAGTCCCCAAAGTAAGAGCACATTTGTAGCTAttagctgttttattttgtagtaatAGTTTACGTACCGCCTATAAATGCTGTTCAGGCTGTAGGCTGTGATAGTACAACAAGATATCCTGAATATGGTGTAGTGTAAATATAGTAGTGCCCTGACGTGTGTCTGCCGCCCACTTATTCTATGTCTTCATGtgttctcttccctctctgtctttgtctcaccCCTCAGACTGACCTGATTCTCTGTTCTCTTTGTTAACAGTTGGTCTCGGGAGACGGGGCCCACACAGACACCGGCTCAGTTGCAGATAGTATAGAACCGACACCCCCTTTGGAGAGGACCGGGGGCATCGGAGATTCTAGACCACCTTCCTATCAGTCAGTACACTCAAGAGAAGACTTGTTGCATATTTGTCTAATGTGCAAAAGAGCGAGTTTGTGTAACGCTTGATTCTGTGGGTGTGTGAAAGAGCGAGAGATGCCACGTGTACTTTGTTGGGCTCTGCGTATGTGTCTTGAATGaacacatctgtgttttctaATAACCTCAGTTACACAGGAAACAGCtaattgaatagaaaaagtgtgactgctgaggaggaaaaataatttTTCTTCCACCCATCAAACAAGTTATCTTCATGCTGGAAATAAATCTTTTGAAACTTTTGATTTGGTAAAGTAGATCACGGATTTCTCTCAGTCATGCTTCCCTCTTACGAGTCTTTTAGTTCtttaatgtatttgttaaaAGCTTTTACATTTATCTTCAAGTAAATCTGTGTAAAGTGTGTAAAAGACACATGATCGTAATAGAACAGAAATCTTCAACTGACTTAAAAAAGTCAACCAACACAACAACTTCAATTTCTTTTAGCCCCAGAGTGAATCCTCAACCACACTGAGCCAGAGCTTTTACATTTGATACAGTTtatgatgtgattttaaaaattAGTACTTTATATAAACTTGAAATGAACTTAACTGCTACACTGATGTTGATCgattgtatttctcttttttaatgcCCACCCTCTCCCCTGTTCTCTCGCTCTGTCTAAAGTGGGAAAGCAGCGAGCGCTCGAGACAGTTTGGACAACGACACAGAGACCGGCTCCATTGTGTCgcaaaggagagagaaggagcggCCAAGACGGAAACACACTAACGACCACGGTCAGAAAACTGTaacttaagctgttttcagacatgaactcctccATTGGGTCTGGGCATTCTCTGGACTTTCATATGGGAAGAACGCAGTGGGAGATTGTTAGGGTCATGCCCggtcacaacaggaaaatgttttagtttgcATCAGTAaacaagttgacatctttgtctgtgttttcttctacGTACAGTATCTGACGACTTTTCCCCATCCTGAGACATatgtattttttagttttttctgctttgcttctggcgcatgttagaaatgttgtCAACTTGCTCACTTTTCCAGTTtccattttccagacatttttctgctgtattctcaagtgggctcactcagacattttccagacatggCACTGAAAGTTCAGAGAAATGTCGAGATTATCTGATTGGGACTATTGGTTCCTCACATTCAGCTCCAGAAAATCTCCAGAAAAGTtttgttcagtgcatgtctgaaaacagcttttgtgtttttatgtttctcgTTTTACTTAATGTTTTAGGAATTGTGTTCAAGGACTTGATTACCTTTTCAGAATGATTCTCCCAAATTGGCACAAATTAAAACCTGTCTCGCTGTCTTTGCTGAGAAATGTTAGAGTTACATCCTTGGTTTTTTAACACAACTTCTTAATTTCCATGTGTCACATGCATTCTGATCATGATGTCGTCTTGCTGCAGGTGGGAGGCAGAATGGCCTCTCATCGCGGGCAATGGGGCGCGGAGGAGCAGAGTACGACAGCTGCTCGTCCTTCATGAGCAGCGAGTTAGAGTCCACTTCCTGCTTTGATTCGGAGGATGACGACGCAACCAGCAGGTCAGACGTTTAGCTTGTTCACTCAGAAAAGCTATCTGGCTGGAGGAAAGCATCTACATTTACAGATGATGGCTTTTGGCAGAGATTAGCACAGACTAATTGTCTAGCGGTTTTGGGGTCACCCCCTGGTTCTCCTCCAGGGCTCGTAGAAATATCTGCAACCCACGTTAAAGCCTCTGCTGTTCTCAGCCTTTAGGCATCTCCCAGGATGacttttcctgttgttgcaGCTCTAATAGACCTGATTTACCGTTTCTTTCCGCTGCAGAATGAAATGGATTTTTTCGCCTCAACAAAATGTCTTGATACTGGTGCCAACTCAGGCTTTGTCAGGACATAACTTCTAAATTGAGTTAACTGGATGCTGTCGCAGAAACGGTTAAAGCTATCCTGACTCCTGGCCAGCATAACTTTTATTatggaaatataataaaagttattATGTGCGGAACAGGGAGGTTTACATACAACATTTACACAAGTTACATGAAGACAATTTGATTATGGTTCGGCACAAGtattttcatttagattatgTCCTGGATTGTAAACTTGATTTAGGTAGAAAAGATAACTGAAATGATATGGTATAATTTCTTATTTAAAGGAGCTATATTTAAGTTTTGCTGTTGCTGCATAGCCAACATTATAATTAACAGCTGTTTACTTAGCAATTTAGCAGAAACATTACAAGTTCTATATCAAACGTGATTTCTTTACTTGCCAAGAGCTTTCTCCAGCAGTGAAGAGCAACACCAGCATTAACTCTTCTTTTGCTTCTATATCTATCTCGTCTTTGCTTTGTACTAAAGTTAGCATAATCACATCGTCACATAGTTAGTCATGATTAGATCAAACATTAGAGTGTGTTGTGTTACAGCATTTCCATGTGTGTAGTATATTCCAAATGCTAAATATCTTCTCGTATTCAGGTTTAGCAGCTCCACCGAACAGAGCTCCTCTCGTCTAATGCGACGACACCGCCGTCGCCGACGGAAACCAAAGGCCTCCAATATTGACAGGGTGAGACCACGCACACACTTGGAAGTACAGGACTGCAAATCATACCTAAAtttctttaagaaaatgtatttctttgcTTTCCTCCCATTTCATTCTTCCCTCCAGTCGTCGTCATTCAGCAGCATCACAGACTCCACCATGTCTCTGAACATCATCACCGTCACCCTCAACATGGGTAAGTGACTTAACTATTCGGAAGATGTACACAGAACATGGTtgcatttgaatgaataaatatgtaGTCTGTCTTTTTCCTTAATAAAGCTTCCTTGTGTTGTCATCCATTGAGCCAGATTTCAAAAAGTCCTGTCACTAGATCGGAAGATACACAAATGTTAACAATTTGTTCTACTTTAATTCTTAATTACATCCCTGCTGCTTCGCTTGTTCCCCTCCACCTCACAGAGAAGTACAACTTCCTGGGCATCAGCATTGTGGGTCAGAGtaatgagagaggagatggaggaatCTACATTGGCTCCATCATGAAGGGAGgagctgtggctgcagatggACGCATAGAGCCTGGGGACATGCTGTTgcaggtgtgtgtctttgtgtgtgtgtatgtgtcggGGGGGGGTGGgttgagacagagagagagtagaCACACATAGAGAATGAATAATGTGTGTAGGTAGTTACCTGGGTAAAACTTCTCAACAGGCAAAACAACCTTCATTAAACGGTTGTTGTGAGTCAAGCATATTTGCGGATTCAGATGTCGTCAGAGCTGATCCGAGCGTCTCTAGTGTAGGTGgctgcatgttgtgttgttgttaagtGCCAGCATCTGCAGTGAAGTGGAAAGACTTAGTAATGTGTGAGCAATAAACATTTTTTCTAATCAATGCCACAAATGCTTTTAGCATTATGTCACTACACCACATGTGATTAAAGATTTGTacaaacctttttctttttatctattCCTCTATCCCATGCTTGTTTACATTTCAACGCTCACTCACATAATATTAGTAAAAGTGCTGTATTGCATGGTAAAGAAACTCAGTTTGTGCCTCACTTTCCATTATTATTCTTATGTGGCACCTCATGTTGAAACAATGCCAGTCTTGCTAATTGCTCTGTGCAGCTGGATTTAATGGACTGGCTGTGAAAATGTTATACCTCCCTTAAACAGGGAACAATAAAGTGTGAGGTTTGTCATCATTTGAGAATCAgatttgatctgttttttcCAGCTTATGTGTACAGCCtgagagattttttttgttttatttttatccctGTAGGTGAATGACATCAACTTTGAGAACATGAGCAATGACGATGCAGTCCGAGTGCTGAGGGACATCGTGCACAAGCCAGGGTGAGCAGCACAAATTAGCACAAACTCCAACCACAGTTGTTAAACAGAACATAAATTAATTCTTGTAAAGGTGCAGCTGAGAcacttcagtttgtttttagaTCAGTGTGGGTGTAAACTCTctcgtgttttttttaccagccCCATTACTCTCACCGTGGCCAAGTGCTGGGACCCAAATCCACGGGGCTGCTTTGCTCTGCCAAGGAGTGAGTATTTGTTTCTTCTTCCGTCGTGTTACTCTGGCTCGAATAAGGTCACCAACTCCCAAATGACTTCCCCGCCTTTCATTTCAACAGGCGAGCCAATCCGGCCCATTGACCCAGCTGCATGGGTGTCCCACACAGCGGCCATGACTGGGGTGTACCCTCCGTATGGCATGAGCCCTTCCATGAGCACGGtcacctccaccagctcctccatcagcagctcTATCCCTGAGACTGAACGTGAGTCCTTTCGCCCACTGAGGCTGCATGTTGTGGCCCTTAATAAAGGACCTTTTGttcaaaacaacataacataTTGTATTTTAGCTCTTAGTCGTGGTTTTCCATTCACTTTTATTTAGTCAGTATCTATCCTGAACAAgatcttttatattttctgttcttCTGAGGTATAGAAGTCCTACAGGATTGTTGATATTCCAggatatacatttttttaaacaaacacaaaccctcCAACCTCCAAAACTGCGCTAATATCACTATCTTCCTCTGGCGTGTTAGTAAATCTCTGTTAACTGTGGCCCTGCCCTTTCACTGCATTCCTGCAACCTCTCTCCGTTCCAGCTTTTTACTGAGCTCAGCCCCACAGCTTCCATCTGCTCAGTAACTCTTGTCAAAACTAAGCTCATAACTCACAACTTTCATCCTCCCTGTAATCTTTGGAAGgacagtgatgttttttttctcctttctttctggAGAAATACCTCCACTCGTAACACACTTTCTGATCAAGTTTTAGGGATTTTCCCTCTCAGAAAGAACATTAATTTCACTTGATCACATGCTTTGGGTAAATATCTGCGATCTTCCAACACTTAAAAAGAGAGGTTTGGCTGGTTCTGTCAccatttttcaaatttaatgGCACATTTTTCGTGTGCTGTAGATAATTGGCTAGGAGGGTAAAAAGTGTAGCTACAGTAAAGTTTAAAAAGAGAGTTAGGCTTTGGTGTGGGTTCCTTTTTATGGAAAAAAGTGCTACAAAAAAGCAATGAAACCTAGCATTGTTAATCTTCAATGAAAACATCTACTTTCCTTGAGTTATAGAATGCTGAAAAACGTGTGCAACACTCAGAAAATGTTTGCaacctttttattgttttattacagtaACAAGGAATTCtggaaaagattaaaaaatcaTGGTTGAACGGGAGGTAAATGAGGCAGTGAGAGAGGAAGTCAGAACTTTTAAAAGTGAATTACAGCACAATATTTGACTGCAATAATCCCCAGTTAGATGAAACGTAAGATATAAGGACTTTTAATTCACTATGAACAGGCTTTTGTTGGAGTTTTGTCAAGACCGGCTCGGTCGTGGTCCAGTTCAAACAAAGATCAAACCTGATCTCGTCTGATTTGCGTCAAGgcagaaagagacacaaactacaCTCCAGACCACAGGAAACCAAATCCTATTCCTAAACAGACTTACATTTTTGTAGTTGTCCTGATAACAGCACTCAgcagttttttcattttaagttttagggggggaaaaacaaaaagcgGCTCAACTGTTTTTATACATGtaggaaaataatatattttttccaaacAGGTTCAGTGGTAAATATGTTTGATATGAGACGGAGAACCAGAGTATTTCAGCTCTGTGAGGAGAATGTGgttcagctgctgtgtttacttGAACGCGTGTTCTGTGATATTTCCCAGGATTCGATGACTTCCACCTCTCCATCCACAGCGACATGGCAACAGTTGCTAAGGCCATGGCCTGCCCAGAGTCAGGCCTGGAGGTGCGGGACAGGATGTGGCTCAAGATCACCATCGCTAATGCCTTTATCGGTACG
Coding sequences:
- the LOC118118224 gene encoding segment polarity protein dishevelled homolog DVL-3, whose product is MGETKIIYHLDDQETPYLVKVSVPADKCTLADFKNVLKKPNYKFFFKSMDDDFGVVKEEISDDNAKLPCFNGRVVSWLVSGDGAHTDTGSVADSIEPTPPLERTGGIGDSRPPSYHGKAASARDSLDNDTETGSIVSQRREKERPRRKHTNDHGGRQNGLSSRAMGRGGAEYDSCSSFMSSELESTSCFDSEDDDATSRFSSSTEQSSSRLMRRHRRRRRKPKASNIDRSSSFSSITDSTMSLNIITVTLNMEKYNFLGISIVGQSNERGDGGIYIGSIMKGGAVAADGRIEPGDMLLQVNDINFENMSNDDAVRVLRDIVHKPGPITLTVAKCWDPNPRGCFALPRSEPIRPIDPAAWVSHTAAMTGVYPPYGMSPSMSTVTSTSSSISSSIPETERFDDFHLSIHSDMATVAKAMACPESGLEVRDRMWLKITIANAFIGSDVVDWLFHHVEGFSDRREARKYASNLLKAGYIRHTVNKITFSEQCYYVFGDLCGNMTHLSLHDHDGSSGGASDQDTLPPLPHPGAAPWPMPLPYQFPIPHPYDLPQPFHGGPGAGSAGSQHSGSSGSNCSKNEGRKSGGSGSEPEIRSHRAPSERSVAPPSERSVRSSVSHRSANSHSIAYGPGLVYGPPGLPPQPPHLSTAAPGAPPGRELASAPPELTGSRQSLRMAVGNAGEFFVDVM